Genomic window (Roseivirga sp. 4D4):
TGGAAGGTAAATGACAAGATTACATCAGAAATGATGGTAGATATGTACGATAATTTTGTGAATCATGGTGTGGCAATAAATGATGCACTTCATGACTCTAAGTTACAGTACCTAGGATCTGGCGATGAGTATTCCGCGCACCCATACTATTGGGCTTCTTTCTTGCATTTAGGGGAAGATATAATGTTAGATAATGGAGACAATCTATTTAAAGACTACCTATGGTACGTCCTTACAACAATAATGTCTGGGGCTATACTTTATGTTGTTATACGAAGAAAAAGAAAAAGGGCTTAATAGCCCTTCTTCTCGCGTGTATATGTGTGTGGAATAAAATTCTTACATTCTTTTGTCGAGAATAAAAGCAAAGCCTTTCCCATTTCTACCTTTGGCCTCACGTAAAATAATAAACTCAACAATGTCTCCATCTTGCAGACCAGTAATAGGGTCGTCTGTATGAAATCTGTATAGTTTTCTGGAATTGAAGTCTGATAACTCACCAAACTGGACCCTCCTCTGGTCAACGAACGAACCATCGGGAGAATCAATATCCGGCTCTTCCTCTATTATAATTATTGGTCCTTCACCTGCGGTTTCGAGAGTTTCATAACCCAATCGACTAAGTACCATTTTACTTCTTTTTTGGAATGACCCTTTTGAAAAGTTTAGGCCAACCAATGAAGTCAACGCTTCCTCCACTTTCTTATCAGCTAAAAGCGCCATACTCAAATACCATTTCGACTGATCTTTGAAAGTAGAGAAGTTATTCAGTGTAGTATTTAAGTTCTCAACGGCAGTTTTATAATCACCGATTTCTATATTGGCAATACCCATATAGAAGTAGTTTTCAGCGGTCTTTTCTACTTCTACTAAAGCTTCGAAGTTTTCAACTGCCAAGGCATAGTTACCTGCATCATAAGCACTGTAAGCAGCAGCACTCATTGATTCTGTTTCTATGGCTTCGCCCCTGACTTGTCCGTTAAGGTTATTATAAGGTTTGTAATATTCTGTAAATACGTCCTGCGGTGACGGTTGCCCGCTCCCGTTGAGGACAAAGTAGCTGACCGATACCATCAGTATCAGGCTGGCAGCCACGGTTAACATTCTTTTCATAGCAGTCTGATTGTTGTTAGTCGTCAATTCCTCTTGGTTGAGGGAGTCCTCGATGTCAGTCAGTAAGGACTTAATGTTTTTGCGGGCTTCTAATTTGACGGCAAGTTTAACCTCTTTGATCTCCTGAAATTCATGGTTGAATTGTGGATCAGTCTTCAGCCTTTCATTAAAGGCTTTAAGTTCGCTTTTGTCAAGCTCATTGGAAAAGTATCTGTCTAGCAGATCAAAATTGCTCATCATAAGGGTTTACCTATAGTTGATTCTTTATTCTCTGGATACACTTGTATTTCAAATTCTTTACAGTGTTTCCATTTTTATATCTCATTACCTCGGCAATCTCATCGTTGCTCAGGTTGTTGAAATAAAAAAGTCTTAGTATTTCACTACAGGGTTCTCCCAGCTCGGAAACGAGCTTTTTGATTTTATTAAGTCTGACCTCTTTCTCTGGATTTTCTTCTTCCAGTGCCTCGAAAAGCTCGTCTTCATCAATTTCTTCTTGATAAGAGATCTTTGAATTTTTTCGCGTGTCTGCGAGTAGCTTGTTCTTGCCGATAGAGTAGAGATAAGTCTTAATCCCTGCTTCATTCATTTCTTCAAATGACTCTTCTAGAACGTTTTCGTAGAAGGAGAGTATGGAGTATTGAAAAATATCAACAGCCTCGTCATCGGTGCACTTGTGGGTATAGGTGATCCACTTTAAAAAACTGGCCCTATATTTCTTATAAATGTCCTCAAGTGCAGTACGATCACCGTTCCGCAATCGCAAGATCAACGAGTTTACACTCATGCTCTACTTCTTTAGTGATTAGGCAATTAAAAGGTCACCCAAAAGAGAGAGTTTTTTTTAAAAAAAATTCATGTTGGGGAGCAATTCTCATTATGAAAAAGGTAAAAGTCAAAAAATACTGGAAAAAGGCACATTTGGCCGTTTTTTTTAAAATCTACGAAAAAAATATGGACTAAAAGGGTGACATTCGTCTAACCGAATCACTAATAATATACAAGTAGCTAATTTATGGGTGCTAAGTCGTATTTTCTGATTGACAACAAAATCCAACCAATGGACGAAGAGTTCGTGGATGGTGTTGAGAAAAAGGAAACCGTCTTCAACGATGTTTTATCAGAGATAACGATTCTCATTATTGATGATAACCCCATTAACCTGATCGTGGCGGAGAAAACTTTAAAAAAGTTTGGAGCAAAATCAATTAAAGCACTTTCGGCTAAAGAGGGAATTCAAAAATTCTCTTCTGAAAAGGTCAACTTGGTGTTGATGGATTTGCATATGCCCGGTATAGATGGCTATAAGGGCACTAAGCTGCTTCACGAATCAGACAAGTATAAGGAATCACCTGTTCCGGTATTGGCCTATACTACTTTTGCTTATGATGAGGTAAAAGAAAAAGTTGAGGCACACAAGCTCGATGGATATATTGGAAAGCCGTTTACTCAAGGTCAGGTTTTTGAAACTATCATGTCGGTTTTGAGCATTGAATCCGATTCAAAACAAGCTTAATCTCCCTTCATTAATTCCTCTAAAATCTTCGAACGTAATGCCATTGGTAATTACTGAACCAAAGCGTATTTTTGGCAAAACGTTATTGAATGCAGCAAGACCAAACCGTCTTTGATCTGATATCAAGAGAAGAGAAAAGACAAACCGAAGGCCTCGAACTAATTGCCTCAGAAAACTATGCTTCACCTCAGGTCATTCAAGCCATGGGCTCCGTTCTGACCAACAAATACGCTGAAGGACTTCCCGGAAAAAGATATTATGGCGGCTGTGAGGTAGTCGATGAAATCGAAAATCTGGCAATTGACCGAGTAAAAGAACTTTTTGGAGCAGTTTGGGCGAATGTGCAGCCGCACTCTGGTGCTCAGGCGAACGCTGCCGTTATGTTGGCTTGCTTAAACCCAGGGGATAAAATTTTAGGATTTGACCTTTCCCACGGGGGTCACTTAACGCACGGGTCTCCTGTTAACTTCTCTGGTAAACTTTACCAGCCCTTCTTTTATGGTGTTGAGAAAGAGACAGGCCTGATCGATTGGGACAAAGTGGTAGCCACTGCACGCAAAGAAAAACCTCAAATGATCATTTGTGGCGCTTCTGCTTATAGCCGTGACTGGGACTATGCCACGTTAAGAGAAGTTGCCGATGAAATTGGAGCAATCCTCCTGGCTGATATTTCGCACCCTTCTGGGCTAATTGCGCGAGGCTTACTCAGCGATCCACTAGAACACTGCCACATTGTAACAACGACTACCCACAAAACTTTGAGAGGTCCACGTGGTGGACTGATCATGATGGGCGAAGATTTTGAAAACCCTTGGGGTCACAAGACCATGAAGGGAGACGTAAAAATGATGTCTCAGTTATTGGATGGTGGCGTATTTCCAGGAACGCAGGGTGGACCTTTAGAACATGTGATTGCTGCAAAGGCTGTTGCTTTTGGTGAGGCCCTAAGTGATGAGTACATGGAGTATGTGCTACAGGTTAAGAAGAATGCGGCAGTAATGGCACAGGCTTTTGTAAATAAGGGCTATGACCTGATTTCAGGAGGAACTGATAACCATTTAATGTTGATCGATCTTAGGTCAAAGGGACTGACGGGCAAGTTGGCGGAGAAAGCGCTGGGCCTGGCAGATATCACCATCAATAAGAACATGGTTCCTTTTGATGACAGGTCTCCTTTTGTTACTTCAGGAATGAGAGTAGGAACCGCTGCCGTGACAACAAGAGGACTCGTTGAAGCGGATATGGAGAGGATTGTGGATTTTATCGATAGAGTCTTATCGGATCCAGAAAACGAAGAGAACCTTAATAATGTGAAAGGTGAAGTAAACGCCTGGATGAATCAATACCCTTTATTCAAAGCATAATTGGCACTAGACCAGCTACCAGACGATCCACAAGAAAAGGAAATGGGTTTCCTTGACCACCTGGAAGAACTCCGGTGGCATTTGGTACGTGCTGTGGCCTCTGTTTTGGTTTTCTCGATTGTTGCCTTCCTTTTTAAGGATATCATATTCGAGTTAATTCTTGGTCCGACTCAGTCTGAGTTTTGGACCTATCAGCAGCTTTGTAAGCTGGCTGATATGATCAACACCCCTGCCTTATGCCTAGGAGACATGGATATGATTATTCAGAACAGGACCATCACGGGTCAATTCGTTTGGCATATTAAGTCTTCACTAGTAGTGGGACTAATCCTTGGCTTTCCGTATACCTTTTGGGAAATCTGGCGTTTTGTCAAGCCCGGTCTCAGAAACAATGAGAAAAGGGCTTCAAGAGGCGTAGTGGTAGTCGTTACCTTCTTGTTTTTATTGGGAGTGTTCTTTGGCTACTTCATTGTAACGCCATTGAGTTTCAACTTTCTCTACAATTACGAGCTGAGTATCAAGATTGATAATATTATTGACCTGTCCTCTATTATTGGAATGGTTGCTACCTTGGCCTTGGCCTGTGGTATTATGTTCCAATTGCCTGTGGTCACATACATACTTTCAAAAGCCGAGATCATCACACCCAAGTTGATGAAGCGCTATAGAAGACATTCAATTGTAGTAATACTGATTATTTCGGCCATTATTACACCACCTGATGTGATTAGCCAAATAATGATAGCCTTGCCGTTAGCCTTCTTATATGAGGTAAGCATAGTCATATCGAGACGAATCCAAAAGAAAATAGAAAAGCAGCGATTATGAAAAAAGTAGGAATAGGTGGCGATCATGCCGGATTTGAATACAAGCAAAAAGTAGTCGCCTTTTTGAATGCTCAAGGGTATGAGGTGAAGGACTTTGGACCTGATTCATCCGATTCAGTGGATTATCCTGACTATATCCATCCGATGGCTAACGCCATTGAAGCGGGAGAATTAGACTGCGGAATAGCCATCTGTGGTAGTGGCAATGGCGTCTGCATGACAGCCAACAAACATCAGGATATTCGCGCTGCATTAGTTTGGGAAAACGAGTTGGCGGCTCTGGCAAGACAGCATAATAATGCGAATGTCGTGTGCATACCTGCTCGGTTTGTAGATTATGACTTGGCTCAAGAAATGGTATCAACCTTCTTGACAACAGATTTTGAAGGTGGTCGTCACGAGCGCAGGGTCAATAAAATTAGCTGTCAATAAGCAAGTGCCAGTGTAGCGATGGCTGCTGCGGCCAAACCAAAGAAGAGCAATTCTGCCACATACTTCTTGGCAATATCCTCAAACAACTTAGTACCGAAATAGGCCAGAGCAGGTAGCGCAAAGGCTAAAGTGGTAAGACTGTCCGATCCAAAAATGGCAAAGGATGTAATACCGAAGAAACCAACCCAACTAATAGCTTTCTGGACCAAAATCTGATGGTTTGTCATGCCTTGGCCTGAGAAGTTTTGAATGGCTGCTACCAGGCTGAGGGCAAGCGCTAAGCCGTACACAATTAGGGGTCGATTAAGCAGTTCACCAAGCACCTGATAATCTACCATTCCAGAAAACATGGTATTCAAAAAGGCTTGATCATTATCCATTAAAAAGAAAACAAGCCAGGTCAAAAGTGGAGGAAGTATGAACCCCCAAGTCAAAAGAAAATACCTGCGCGTAATGGTACCTGAGTACAGCAAGTAAATGATCAGTACCATCAGGTAAACCCATAGGAAGGGGTAATAACACAGACCTGCTAGGCCGATCGTAAAGCCAGTGCTTAAAATATTCTCTTCTGTTCCCCTGTACTTAATGTGGTAGAACAAATAGTTGAGAGAGATCAAAAGAAAGCTGCTGCCTATCAAGGCAGGACTTAAGTAATAAAAGTCTTTAGATGCGCTCATCAGGATAATGTAGATGGCCGCTGGAACATAGGTGCTTTCTTGAAAAGAGGCATTTCTAATGAAAATGGAATTCAGTAAAATTCCATTGAGCAGGATGAGCCCCCCAGCTAAGATGATGTCAATTACCTCGAGATTAATTGACGCAAGTGCAATGAGTAGGAGGTTCGATATCGGACCAGCATGAATGACTTGGGTAGAAAGTGGACCACTATCGTCAAGACTTAAACCCCAATCATCGGTATTAAAGAGTAAAATAAATAAGGTCCTTGTGACCAAAATGATCAAGAGTAGCCCGATAATTCGGTAGGGGTCGTTCTTCTTAAAATAACTGAGCAAGATTTGGATTTATAAGACTGTGCAAATAAGCTAAAAATTAGGCTGGAAGGAAAATCAATAATTATATCAGATATTTGCAAAATGGCAGGAAGCAAAAGGCAGCAGAAGTTTTCTAAACTGATCCAGAAAGAGGTGAGTCAGATTATTCAGCAAGACTACTCAGGAAATTTCATAGGTAAGCTGGTTACCGTTACGGATGTTGAGATGAGCCCCGATTTAGGCTTAGCGAGACTTTATATTAGCATCTTTCCTGTCAGCGCTGCTGAGGAGTCCTTGGAGTTTCTAAATAGCGTAAAATCAAGAATCCGAGGCTCATTGGGAAGGGCTATCGGCAAGGACGTAAGGGTTATACCGGAATTGGCCTTCTTCAATGATAGCACCGCTGAGACAGCCTCTAGAATGGATGCCATCTTGGGCTCTCTGGATATTCCTAAGGACGAATCATCAGAATCAGAGGAAGATTGAACGTCTCCAGCTTCATAGCAAAGCGCTACTTTAGCTCTAAAAAGACAAAGAACTTTATTCAGGTACTCTCCTGGGTATCTATGATCGGTGTGGCTATTGGCACCATGGCATTGATCGTTGTGCTTTCAGTCTTCAACGGCCTCGAAGATGTGTTGCGATCGGTATACCAAACTTTCGATCCGGACCTGAAAATTGAATCTGTGAAGGGAAAATCCTTCGAAGTTTCAGATGAATTTATCACTGACATTCGCCAAATCTCTGGCGTCTCGGCTACGGCACAAGTAATAGAAGACAACGCTTTGGTTTCTTATCGCGATCAGCAGGTTGTGGTGAGTATCAAGGGCATTGAAGAGGCTTATTTGAAGGCCAATAAGTTGGATACCTTTTTACTCCAAGGCGAACTAAAACTGAAGGAAGCAGATCAGAACTTTGCGATCCTAGGCGCAGGAGTGGCCTATGAACTGGGTGTTCTCCTAGACAATGATCTCTTTGAAATCGAAATCGTTTATCCTCGAAACCTGAGACCTGAGGCCACTTTTTCAACCAATTCATTGAGAAGAACGAAGGTCAAACCAGCGGCAGTTTTCAGTGTAGAGCAGGCATATGACGAATCGCTAGTGATTACATCGATTGATGCGGCAAAGCGAGTTTTAGGGTATAAAGAAGAACGAACTTCAGTGGAGGTCTACATTAATGAGGATGCAAGCCTTAAACAGGTTAAGAAGGACTTACAAACCTTATTGGGAGATGAGTTCCGTATTCTGGATAGCGATGAACAGCATTCTGAGTTGCTAAAAGCCGTGAAAATCGAAAAGCTCTTTGTTTACATTGCCCTTACATTTATCACGCTGATTGCGTCTTTCAACATCTTCTTCTCATTGTCTATGCTTGCCATTGAAAAACGCAGGGATGTGTCTGTCCTTTTCGCCTTTGGCGCTACTAAAAACCTGATTAAAGGGATTTTTATCAAACAGGGTGTCATCATTGCAGTTATCGGAAGCTTGGCTGGTTTGTCGCTGGGTTTATTGCTTTGTTGGATTCAGAAAACCTATGAGTTGGTAGGTCTGGGCATGTCAAATGCTGTCAATCAGGCTTACCCCGTAAAGATCGTGTGGTCAGACTTTTTAATGGTTGGATTAAGCATTACGATTATTACCATTCTGACAGCTTATAGACCGGCCGTTTTGGCCTCCAAAGTCAATCCAATCGCCTACTTAGATTAAATTCATTTTACTTTCCACCAGACAGTTTTTCTCTTTGAGAGAAATCTTTAATTTGCGATTCGCTCAAGATTCAAATGAAGGTTTCAACTGCTCAACCGTTCCAATTAATTTACTCTCTCTATGAGCATGAGTACCTCGGGTACTTGTTCGAATCTTTCGTTGTTCAACTCGATGAAAAAGGGCGTTTAACACTGCAACATCAGAATATTTCCTCTAAAAATGCCACAGAGTTTGGTGCTGGTTTAGACGATACGGACTACGAGCTGATCAAGTTAATGGACGAGATGCAGCAGGAGGCCATTGTATTGAAGTTCTACAAGCAAAGAGTCAAGCCTGCCGACTTTTTCTTCAAGGTTTACGATAAGGAAAAGGGCGATAAGGCATTGCAAGATACTATCCATCATCACCTCGAGCATAGAAGAGCCAAGATTCTGGAGAGGCTCGATGGTAAGAGAATCTTTGAAATGGGCCGCGATGGCGAGCCAGCCTGGAAAGAGATCTCTTGGGAAAAGGAAAAGGCAACGGTCCTCTTTCACTTTAGAAGAAACGAGGAAAACACCCACTACTTCCCTACTATGAAGCATAAGGGGGAGAAAGTGGAATGGCAGTATAATGGATCTTTTCTAGTGTGCCATGAACCAGCCTGGTTGATTGTTGGCAACAAGCTCTTGCGCTTTGCCAAAAATGTGGATGGCAAGAAACTTCGACCCTTCCTAAATAAAAAGTTCATTGTAGTACCCAGAAAGGTTGAAGAGACCTATTACGAAAAGTTTGTCACCCAATTAGTGGCCTCTTTCGATGTATATGCCAAGGGTTTTGACATTAATACGGAGAGTTACCCCGTTAAACCAGTAATTGCTTTTTCAGAACTTGTTCAAACAACTAATGGAGAGCTGTTTGCTAGTAATGGCAATTCGAATGGGAACGATGAGGAGAGTAAAATACTTTTCAAACTAGGTTTTGACTATGGCCCTTATCAATTTCCCTATGAAAGTGCACCCAATTCATCGGTGAAACTTGAAAAGAAGGACGACTCCTATGTTTTCCATAAAGTAAGGCGTGATGCAGATACTGAAATAGACCTGGTACAGCGGCTGCAGGAGTCAGGCTTGAAATTTCAGAATGGAAGAGTCGCCATGTCTCGAGGAAGAGCCTTCTCTTGGCTAAAAGACAACGCTGAGGTGCTTGAAGCTTACAATATCAGTGTCAAGCAGACCGATGCCGAGCGCAAGAAGTACTTTGTTGGTGAATCTTCACTGGAAATTAAGGTAAACGAAAGCATCGACTGGTTTGATATTCATGCTGTAGTACGTTTCGGAGACTTCGAGATTTCATTTAATGAGCTTCGTAAACTCATTAATAAAAAGAGTAAAGAAATTAAGCTTCCCAATGGTGAGATCGCTGTGATCCCTGAGGCCTGGCTAACGGATTACGCGGAACTTTTTGCCTTTATTGAAGAAGATGGGCAAGGCCAAAGCCTTAAGCTTCGAAAACATCACCTTTCGCTGGTAGAAGACCTGAGAAACGGAAGGTTGGCTCAGGTTACTATGGACCGAAAGCTTCAAAAGCTTCAAGGCTTTGATGAAATCGAAGACTATGCTATTCCGGAAGGTTTCAAAGGGCAACTCAGGCCCTATCAGAAGGCGGGCTATAACTGGATGCGATTTTTGGCTGAGTATAGCTTTGGAGGTTGTCTGGCAGACGATATGGGGCTTGGTAAAACGGTGCAGACATTGGCCTTACTACAATCTCAGAAAAGCGAAGGAGCCATTCAAACGTCCTTGCTCATTATGCCAACCTCGCTTATCTATAACTGGCAAATTGAGGCCTCTAAGTTCACTCCTAAGCTGAAAGTGCTCATATATGCCGGAACTCAGCGGGACAAGAACCCTGAGCGATTCGCAAATTATGATTTAGTGATTACCTCTTATGGCATAACCCGAGTAGATATTGATATACTAAAATCATTCTATTTCAACTATGTGATATTGGACGAGTCGCAGGCCATTAAAAACCCTGACTCACTGATAGCGAAATCTGTCGGTAAACTCAAATCGCGACATCGCCTCATTCTAACTGGTACTCCGTTAGAAAACAGCACGATGGACCTTTGGTCTCAATTGAGCTTTGTTAACCCAGGCCTTTTGGGTGCCGAGAAATACTTCAAAAACGAGTTCCAACTGCCGATTGAGAAAAAACAAGATGTTGAGAAAACGCGCAAGCTCAATGTGATCATCAAACCATTCATTCTGCGGAGACATAAGTCTCAAGTGGCAAAAGATCTTCCTGAAAAGATTGAGAGTGTCAAGTTTAGTGAAATGTCTCCCGAACAGGCTGAGAAGTACGAAGAGGTCAAATCATTCTACAGAAATAAAATTCTTGATACTATTGAGTCAAGTGGTATTAAAAAGTCGCAATTGCTATTGCTACAAGGTTTGACAAAGCTTCGTCAAATAGCCAACCACCCAAAAATGGTCGAGGAAGACTTTGAGGGAGATTCTGGTAAGCTGGAAGATATCCGCTACATGATCGAGTCTGCGCTTAGCGAAGGGCATAAGATTTTAATTTTTAGCCAGTTTGTGAAGCATTTGACCATCGTGCGCAAGTACTTTGACGATAAGGGGCTTCAGTATTCCTATCTGGATGGAACGACCAAAGATCGCCAGGGCCAGGTCGATGCTTTCCAGAATAACAAAGACATTAAGCTATTTCTGATTTCGCTTCGTGCAGGCGGCCTCGGCCTTAACCTAACCGAGGCCGATTATGTCTTTTT
Coding sequences:
- a CDS encoding tetratricopeptide repeat protein yields the protein MMSNFDLLDRYFSNELDKSELKAFNERLKTDPQFNHEFQEIKEVKLAVKLEARKNIKSLLTDIEDSLNQEELTTNNNQTAMKRMLTVAASLILMVSVSYFVLNGSGQPSPQDVFTEYYKPYNNLNGQVRGEAIETESMSAAAYSAYDAGNYALAVENFEALVEVEKTAENYFYMGIANIEIGDYKTAVENLNTTLNNFSTFKDQSKWYLSMALLADKKVEEALTSLVGLNFSKGSFQKRSKMVLSRLGYETLETAGEGPIIIIEEEPDIDSPDGSFVDQRRVQFGELSDFNSRKLYRFHTDDPITGLQDGDIVEFIILREAKGRNGKGFAFILDKRM
- a CDS encoding RNA polymerase sigma factor codes for the protein MSVNSLILRLRNGDRTALEDIYKKYRASFLKWITYTHKCTDDEAVDIFQYSILSFYENVLEESFEEMNEAGIKTYLYSIGKNKLLADTRKNSKISYQEEIDEDELFEALEEENPEKEVRLNKIKKLVSELGEPCSEILRLFYFNNLSNDEIAEVMRYKNGNTVKNLKYKCIQRIKNQL
- a CDS encoding response regulator; translated protein: MDEEFVDGVEKKETVFNDVLSEITILIIDDNPINLIVAEKTLKKFGAKSIKALSAKEGIQKFSSEKVNLVLMDLHMPGIDGYKGTKLLHESDKYKESPVPVLAYTTFAYDEVKEKVEAHKLDGYIGKPFTQGQVFETIMSVLSIESDSKQA
- the glyA gene encoding serine hydroxymethyltransferase: MQQDQTVFDLISREEKRQTEGLELIASENYASPQVIQAMGSVLTNKYAEGLPGKRYYGGCEVVDEIENLAIDRVKELFGAVWANVQPHSGAQANAAVMLACLNPGDKILGFDLSHGGHLTHGSPVNFSGKLYQPFFYGVEKETGLIDWDKVVATARKEKPQMIICGASAYSRDWDYATLREVADEIGAILLADISHPSGLIARGLLSDPLEHCHIVTTTTHKTLRGPRGGLIMMGEDFENPWGHKTMKGDVKMMSQLLDGGVFPGTQGGPLEHVIAAKAVAFGEALSDEYMEYVLQVKKNAAVMAQAFVNKGYDLISGGTDNHLMLIDLRSKGLTGKLAEKALGLADITINKNMVPFDDRSPFVTSGMRVGTAAVTTRGLVEADMERIVDFIDRVLSDPENEENLNNVKGEVNAWMNQYPLFKA
- the tatC gene encoding twin-arginine translocase subunit TatC produces the protein MALDQLPDDPQEKEMGFLDHLEELRWHLVRAVASVLVFSIVAFLFKDIIFELILGPTQSEFWTYQQLCKLADMINTPALCLGDMDMIIQNRTITGQFVWHIKSSLVVGLILGFPYTFWEIWRFVKPGLRNNEKRASRGVVVVVTFLFLLGVFFGYFIVTPLSFNFLYNYELSIKIDNIIDLSSIIGMVATLALACGIMFQLPVVTYILSKAEIITPKLMKRYRRHSIVVILIISAIITPPDVISQIMIALPLAFLYEVSIVISRRIQKKIEKQRL
- the rpiB gene encoding ribose 5-phosphate isomerase B, with protein sequence MMKKVGIGGDHAGFEYKQKVVAFLNAQGYEVKDFGPDSSDSVDYPDYIHPMANAIEAGELDCGIAICGSGNGVCMTANKHQDIRAALVWENELAALARQHNNANVVCIPARFVDYDLAQEMVSTFLTTDFEGGRHERRVNKISCQ
- a CDS encoding DUF6427 family protein encodes the protein MLSYFKKNDPYRIIGLLLIILVTRTLFILLFNTDDWGLSLDDSGPLSTQVIHAGPISNLLLIALASINLEVIDIILAGGLILLNGILLNSIFIRNASFQESTYVPAAIYIILMSASKDFYYLSPALIGSSFLLISLNYLFYHIKYRGTEENILSTGFTIGLAGLCYYPFLWVYLMVLIIYLLYSGTITRRYFLLTWGFILPPLLTWLVFFLMDNDQAFLNTMFSGMVDYQVLGELLNRPLIVYGLALALSLVAAIQNFSGQGMTNHQILVQKAISWVGFFGITSFAIFGSDSLTTLAFALPALAYFGTKLFEDIAKKYVAELLFFGLAAAAIATLALAY
- the rbfA gene encoding 30S ribosome-binding factor RbfA, yielding MAGSKRQQKFSKLIQKEVSQIIQQDYSGNFIGKLVTVTDVEMSPDLGLARLYISIFPVSAAEESLEFLNSVKSRIRGSLGRAIGKDVRVIPELAFFNDSTAETASRMDAILGSLDIPKDESSESEED
- a CDS encoding FtsX-like permease family protein, translated to MNVSSFIAKRYFSSKKTKNFIQVLSWVSMIGVAIGTMALIVVLSVFNGLEDVLRSVYQTFDPDLKIESVKGKSFEVSDEFITDIRQISGVSATAQVIEDNALVSYRDQQVVVSIKGIEEAYLKANKLDTFLLQGELKLKEADQNFAILGAGVAYELGVLLDNDLFEIEIVYPRNLRPEATFSTNSLRRTKVKPAAVFSVEQAYDESLVITSIDAAKRVLGYKEERTSVEVYINEDASLKQVKKDLQTLLGDEFRILDSDEQHSELLKAVKIEKLFVYIALTFITLIASFNIFFSLSMLAIEKRRDVSVLFAFGATKNLIKGIFIKQGVIIAVIGSLAGLSLGLLLCWIQKTYELVGLGMSNAVNQAYPVKIVWSDFLMVGLSITIITILTAYRPAVLASKVNPIAYLD
- a CDS encoding DEAD/DEAH box helicase produces the protein MKVSTAQPFQLIYSLYEHEYLGYLFESFVVQLDEKGRLTLQHQNISSKNATEFGAGLDDTDYELIKLMDEMQQEAIVLKFYKQRVKPADFFFKVYDKEKGDKALQDTIHHHLEHRRAKILERLDGKRIFEMGRDGEPAWKEISWEKEKATVLFHFRRNEENTHYFPTMKHKGEKVEWQYNGSFLVCHEPAWLIVGNKLLRFAKNVDGKKLRPFLNKKFIVVPRKVEETYYEKFVTQLVASFDVYAKGFDINTESYPVKPVIAFSELVQTTNGELFASNGNSNGNDEESKILFKLGFDYGPYQFPYESAPNSSVKLEKKDDSYVFHKVRRDADTEIDLVQRLQESGLKFQNGRVAMSRGRAFSWLKDNAEVLEAYNISVKQTDAERKKYFVGESSLEIKVNESIDWFDIHAVVRFGDFEISFNELRKLINKKSKEIKLPNGEIAVIPEAWLTDYAELFAFIEEDGQGQSLKLRKHHLSLVEDLRNGRLAQVTMDRKLQKLQGFDEIEDYAIPEGFKGQLRPYQKAGYNWMRFLAEYSFGGCLADDMGLGKTVQTLALLQSQKSEGAIQTSLLIMPTSLIYNWQIEASKFTPKLKVLIYAGTQRDKNPERFANYDLVITSYGITRVDIDILKSFYFNYVILDESQAIKNPDSLIAKSVGKLKSRHRLILTGTPLENSTMDLWSQLSFVNPGLLGAEKYFKNEFQLPIEKKQDVEKTRKLNVIIKPFILRRHKSQVAKDLPEKIESVKFSEMSPEQAEKYEEVKSFYRNKILDTIESSGIKKSQLLLLQGLTKLRQIANHPKMVEEDFEGDSGKLEDIRYMIESALSEGHKILIFSQFVKHLTIVRKYFDDKGLQYSYLDGTTKDRQGQVDAFQNNKDIKLFLISLRAGGLGLNLTEADYVFLLDPWWNPAIEEQAVDRAHRIGQKKTVFTYKFIARDTVEEKILALQKNKLKLASDLISTEESFIKKLTTEDISELLA